The Lachnospiraceae bacterium KM106-2 nucleotide sequence GAATACGGATTTTACCATCATGGTGCCTCAGAATGAGGAGTGGGCAAGTTTGATCGAGGAGCATTATGGGGACAATGCAAAGAGGGTAACAAGGTATGCGATCAAAAAGGAATCGGATATTTTTAATCGTGAGCGATTACAACAGTTTATAGATGGATTAGATTCTGAGTATGAAGTTAAAATGATCGAGGGAGACCTATTTATTCAGGCGAAACAGAATCATTGGTCAGCGGATCTATGTTCTCAGTTTCCTAGTTATGAGGAATATAAAGAGAAGGGAATTGGTGCTGTCGTCGTACATAAGGGAGAGATCGTATCAGGAGCTTCTTCTTATACGGTTTATAAAGAGGGCATTGAGATTGAGATTGATACGAGAGAAGATTATCGAAGAAAAGGGCTGGCAGCAGCTTGTGGTGCAAAGTTGATTCTTGCCTGTCTAGATCGAGGGCTATATCCAAGTTGGGATGCCCAGAATCTAGGGTCCGTGGCATTAGCAGAAAAGTTAGGCTATCATATGGATCATGAGTATGTGGCGTATGAAGTAAAACTGTAAGGAGTGATAGGAGATGGCAAAGGTAAAGTTAACAGTAGTTGAGAGTAAATGTCGTGGAGGCTATCATCGAAAGGGTGATAGTTTTATCGTGGAAGATCTATGTCCGCCGATCTGCCATGAGTTATGGAACAGTGCTTATCCCATGATCTATGCGCTGCAAAATGGTGCCAATCTAGATTATGGAGTGGAGAGAGCACCTAAGTTCTCTGTAAAATGTCCGGATGGAGGAAGAGTTGTACTTCAAGGAGAACGAATTGAGGATTAGAAAAAAGAGTTTGGCGCTAGTAACTAACGTCAAACTCTTTTTAGATTGTATATTTTATAAGAGATCGAGAACTTCTTTTAATTTCGTGATCTGATGATCAATTCTTAGATCAAGATGAAGAGGTAGTTGTTTTGGATTGAACCAGCAGCAGCGAATGCCTGCATTGTTTCCGCCCTGCATATCACTTGTTAAGGAATCACCGATGATCATAGTTGTTTCTGGATCATAGTTTTTAATCTGGCTGGCACAGAGATCGAAGAATTTCTTGTCTGGTTTTGCTACGCCCATTTCATCAGAGATGAAGATGCCATCCATATATTGATCTAAGGTAGAGCCTTTTAATTTCGTATACTGAGCAACGGTACTTCCGTTGGTGACTACATATTGTCGATAATTTTTGGAGAGAGTCTCACAGATTTCAATTGCGCCTTCTTCTAGAACGTAATTAGTGCCGATCGCCATCTGATAAGCGTCATTAAACGTATCCGGGTCAATCCCTTTCACATTTAAGTAAGCAAAAAGGTCTACAAAACGATCACGGTATACGGATTGTTTTGAAATTTCATTTCTCTCAAATCGGTCCCAGTAGGAACGATTGATCTTTTTATACATTTCAAATTGTTCGTCTGTAATCGTGACATCATATTGTTTGAAACATTCTCGGATACTGACTGCTTCGGAAGCTTCAAAGTTCAATAAGGTTGCATCAATATCCCATAGGATCGTATCTATTTTTTTGTTCATTTCGATTCTCCCATATCATTATTTGTCGTTTGCTGTATTTTAACATAGGTTTAGTAAAGTTTCAAAGTGGAATAATTTAAAATAAACTATTGACTCTGACGTTACGTAATAGTGTAATGTCTTTTATAGAGTTGGTATACCGATTACTCAATCAAAGAGAGAGGGTAATGTGTTTATGAATATTAAAGTAATTCGTTCTGATGTTATTTACAAAAAGATGATGCAGGAAGAAGAGAGTGATAAGAAGGAGAATATATACCGTGAGGAACTAATGATGCCATTTAGCTTTAAATGGCAGTGTATTGGAGTTCCAATCAAGGCTGCTAAAGAAGGTGGATATGATGTGATCTCTTTTAACACGATGGGTGGAGGATATCATCCATCCCAGATCGATCTTACAAAGAAAGCAGAAGTTGAACAAATTAGCAGTGAATCCTTTTGGAAGGATTGTGAGAACAGTATCAGCCGCTCGTTAGAGCGATTTGAAAGTATCGGAATACAGTTGCCAGTACAGGAATACTGCTTTACCGTGCTATTAAATGATCCTAACAATCCAATGTCTAAGATGACAGGGGACTATTGTGGGGAGGGAGGAATTCCAGGATATCTATTAGGAACGATCATTCCCAATAATCGTTCTCTTTCCTTGCTGCCAGTTGCATTAGCTCATGAGACAAATCATAATGTGAGATGGCAATTTCAAAAATGGAATGACAAGATAACATTGGCGGATATGATTGTGAGCGAAGGGATTGCAGAGCAGTTTGCAGCGAGTTTATATGGTGAGGACAAAGTTGGAATGTGGGTAAGACAGACCGATCAAGAGACGTTACAATCGGTGATCAAACCATTGATCAGAGCAAATTTAAAAGAAAATGATTTTAACATGCTATCTAGTTATTTGTATGGCGATGAGATTATGACTTTACGAGGCGGGAGACCAATAGGAATGCCATATTGCGGCGGTTATGCTTGTGGATATGATCTCATCGGCTATTATTTAGAGAATACGGGAAAATCGATTGAGGAAGTCACATTAATGAAGACGGACGAGATTTTAAATGAGGTGAAGGAGTATTGGAATTAAAAATAAATGAAGTTGCAAAGCTGAGCGGAGTTACGGTAAGAACGCTGCATTATTATGATCAGATCGATCTATTAAAGCCGAGTAAGATTACGGAAGCAGGCTATCGTTTGTATGAAGAAGATTCGCTTGAAAAATTACAGCAGATACTATTCTTTAGAGAGCTGGATTTCTCTCTTCAGGAGATTAAAGAGATTATAAAGAATCCTGCTTATGATGAGCAGGAAGCAATGAGAAAGCAAAAAGAATTATTAATTCAGAAAAGAGAGCGCTTAAATGGATTGATCGATTTAATTGATAGCGCCATAAAAGGAGATAAGAATATGGGATTAAAAGCATTTGATCGAAGTCAGATCGAGGAAACAAAGAAGAAATATGCAGCAGAGGTTAAGGAGCGCTGGGGACAGTCAGACGCTTATCGAGAGAGTGAAGAAAAGACTTCAAGTTATGATGATAAGCAGTGGGAGTTTGTCCACGGTGAGGGAGCGAAGTTACTGAAAGAGTTTGGAGATAAGAGAGAGTTGTTACCGGAGAGCGAAGAAGCACAGAATCTAGTAAGACGCTGGCAAGAGTATATTACAAAGAGTTTTTACCATTGTACGGATGAAATTTTAGCTGGTCTAGGTCTTATGTATGTAGGTGATGAGCGATTTACCAAGAATATCGATCAGAATGGGGAAGGTACTGCAGCTTTTATGTCAAAGGCGATTGAAATTTACTGTAGCAAACAAAAACAATAAAAGTTTATATATTTATAGACAAAAGAATGACAATGGCATATAATGGATGTTAGAAAAAGCGAGGAGATGAATCGAATGATTTGGAACTATGCCGTGGAAGACATCGTTAAGGGATATGCCAAAGAAGGAGAGAACTATACTTGTACGATGTGCCAGAAAGTATTTCAAATGGGGCATATCTATGAGATAGATGGAAAACTCTATGATGCATATGGAGCGGTGAAAGAACATACGAAAAAGGAACATGGAATGACAGTTGATTATCTGTTAGGAGAGAATCTATCGTTAACTGGTATCTCAGAAGTGCAGCAGCAGATCCTAAAGCTGATGTCAGAGGGAAAGAGTGATAAAGAGATCTCTGCGGCAGTAGGAATCGCAGCTTCAACCGTTCGTAATCACCGTTTTAAGTTACGTGAGAAAGAGAAACAAGCGAAGTTATTCCTTGCATTAATGGAATCCTTAGAAGAGAAGACTAATAGTGACATTGCAATGACAGATGCTGGTGAAATTAAAGAACTTCACACAAGTGCTACAATGATCGATGACCGTTATGGGATCACAGAGAAGGATCGTGAAAAGACGATCAAGACTTATATGGATGAGAACGGAGCATTAAAGCAATTTCCAGCCAAGGAAAAGAAGAAGATCATTTTATTGTCAGAGATTATGAAGAACTTTAAACGAAATGTATCTTATACGGAAGCAGAAGTGAATAAGGTACTAAAACGAATTTATGAAGCTGACTACCCAACGATCCGACGTGCACTGATCGAATATGGTTTTATGGATCGTTCAAATGATTGTCAGATCTATCGAGTAAAGGAATAGGTGAGACGTATGGATGATAGGGAGAAGTTACAGCGTTATCTGACTGAGGACGGATTATTAAAACAGTATCCATCTAAGAAACCACTTAGAATGCTTGCTTTAGCAAGGATCGCAGAGCATTTTGAAATGGGAAGAAAGTATACAGAAAAAGAAGTAAACGAAATTATCAGAGGATCACAGACCTTCTCTGATCATGAGTTGATCAGAAGAGAGTTATTCACTTATGGATTTCTTGGACGTTTACGAGATGGTTCTAGTTATTGGAGAGAGAAAAAGGGAGTCGAGTAATCGGCTTCCTTTCAGCTTGTCGACAAAGTCGCCAAGCTTGGATGAAAGGCACCTTTCATCCAGTTATTTCAATCAGTACTGACTGGTACTCGTTCGTGCAAGTGGCAAGATCAGCCACCTGCTCGCACCAGTCCAGAAGCCGAAAAGCGCGGTTTCCGGCTTCTGATTTTAAATGGAGAACGAAGTTCTCCAAACCTCTCCCCAAGATAGAAATTTGGTGAGTGAAAGTAATTGTCTACAGTCAGAGGAAGCTGAGTAATCGGCTTCCTTTAACTGTTTCCAGGGAATTTCTCTGAACTCCCGTATAAACTAAAAAGGCTTTTACACATGCTAAAAAATGGTATAATAAGGGAAAGAAGAAAAAGGGAGTGTGCAGGATGAAGGATATTTATATCATTGGAGGAACCATGGGAGTTGGTAAGACAGCTGTGTCCCAAAAGCTAAAAGATAAGTTGGAGGATTGTGCCTTTTTAGATGGGGACTGGTGCTGGGATATGCATCCATTCCGTGTTACGGAGGAAACAAAACAGATGGTCATGGATAATATTTGTGATGTACTCAATCGTGAAATTAAGTGCTCTGCTTATCAGAATATTGTTTTCTGTTGGGTCATGCATCGACAGGAGATCATTGATGAAATTATTGAAAGATTAGATACGACGGATTGCAAGGTTCATGTAATCTCATTGGTCTGTTCGGAAAGTGCCTTACGTCAGAGACTTAATAAGGATGTTATGGATGGAATTCGCACGATTGATATTATCAGCAGAAGTGTTGCTCGTATGCCTTTTTATAAAAAGTTAAATACAACTAAGATCAATGTCTCAGATATTTTACCAGACGAGGCAGCGGAGCAGATTAAGAAGCTTGCTACAAAATAATTTAAAGATACATAAGGAGAATAAATATGGGAATTACTTACCGTAGTATTCAGAAAGGTGATGTAGAATCTTTCTGGAATTTAATGAATACGCTGGATCATCAGACGAAATATATGATGTATGAACCTGGTGAGCGAGGAAAAAATCTTTCTAGATTAGAAAACACCATCGATGCAGCAGTTCGAGGTGAGAATCTGCTTTTGTTGGCTTGTGAGGGAGAGAAGCTTGTAGGCTATCTTTCCGCCCAAAGAAGTACACCAAGAAGAATTCGTCATACGGCTTATCTCGTTGTTGGTATTTTAAAGGAATATCGAGGAAAAGGGATCGGAACGGAGTTATTTCGACAGCTCGATCTGTGGGCAAAAGAGAAACATATTACCAGACTGGAGCTGACGGTTATGTGTCCGAATACAGTTGCAAAGCACCTTTATGAAAAGAATGGTTTTGTTGTAGAAGGAGTTAAGAAGAACTCTATGATCTTAGATGGGGCGTACGTCGATGAGTATTATATGGCAAAGATCTTAGAAGAATCATAAAAAATGCTAAAGTTTACCAATTTACCTCCGATATATATTAAGAGGTGAGGGAAAATGAAAAGTTCAGTATCAATTCATCCATCCATGTCGTTGCAAAATATGGGGTCGCCCTATCTTCGTCAAGTATCAGCGGAGTATGATCGGATTAATCGACAGATGGATCAAATTAAAGCAAATAAGCAGCTGACAGAGAAAGAGAAGCAGATTAAAGTTGCCGCTCTACAGCGAAAGTTAGATAGTCTTTCTCAGAGGATTGATGCCCTTGATCAACAACATGTTGCAAAGGAGAAGGCACAACAGATCAATGAGGAGCAAGAAAGACTGAATCAGATAACGGATCCTGAGACAGCAGAGATAATGCTTCAACTAGAGCAGGCAATGCAGACGGTTGTGGAAGGACAGACAGAACCAATTGAGGCAATAGAAAGCCAGACTAAGATGATAACCAATGCAAAAGCAAACAAGCTTGCAGACGAGAAACCAGAGATGGCAGAAAATAAGGCACAACCTAGTACAGTGGAAGAATTGCAAGAAGCAATTATTGATAGAACTGATAAAGGTTATACATATGAAGAAGAATTAAAAGGATATTTTGTTGATGAGACAAAATAAAAAGATGACAGCTAGTATAAGAATTTGCTGTCATTTTTCCACGATATAGAAAAATGTCCTAAAAAGGAGGACGCGAGAGTGTGGGGAACACACACTTCGTTCTACGATGATAAGGAGAATGCAAAGATGAAGATACAGGAAGAGTCTGTAGATTCTTTGGAGGCAAAGGAATTATTAGAGGAGTTATCAGCGTCCCTAGAGAAAATTACAGGAAATAGCGGTAAGAATAGCTTTAAAAATGAGGACGTAAAGACAAAGAGATCAGTATTTGCAGTAGCTAGAGAGGAAGGAAAAGCAGTAGGCTGTGGAGGTTTACGTGAAGTATCTGTGGATACTGGGGAATTAAAACGTATTTATTCTGCAAAATGTGGACAAGGTATCGGAGGAACCATGTTGAGATTCTTAGAAGAGAAAGCTTCGCATCTTGGTTATCGAAGATTAATCTTAGAGACTAGAAAAGTAAATGTGAATGCAGTGAATTTTTATTTACATCATGGATATAAGATTTGTGAGAACTATGGAAAGTACATTGGAAATGAAGAGGCAGTCTGTTTCGAAAAGAAGATTGGAGAGTGGAAGATGAGATCAGAAAAGGAGATGTATCATCTTATCCTAGAAGTCGCTAAAAGAGATGAGAGAGTGCTTGCTGTTTATATGAATGGTTCAAGGACGAATCCGAATGTGCCTAAAGATATGTTTCAAGATTATGATATTATCTATGTTGTAAACGAGACGAAGTCATTTCGAGAGGACAAGCAATGGATCCATCAATTCGGTAATATTTTATTTATGCAATATCCAGAGGAGACTCCTTATTATTCTTCCGATGTGGAGAACTGCTATGGATGGCTGATGCAGTTTGATGATGGCAATCGGATCGACCTTCATGTTGAGACCGTAGAAAATATGAAGAAATCCATTCATGAGGATAAGCTTTGCAAGATCCTTTTAGACAAAGAAGGAATTCTTCCTGAAATTCCAGAAAGTACGGATGAAGATTATTGGGTGAAATGCCCTACACAAGAGCAGTTTGCAGCTACATGCAATGAGTTCTGGTGGTTACAGGATAATGTAGGGAAAGGCTTGTGGAGACAGGAAATTCTTTATGTTATGGATATGATAAATTACTATGTCAGACCAATGCTAGTCCGGATATTATCTTGGAAGGCGGGGATTAAGACAGAATTTTCATGTAGTGTTGGAAAGGCTGGAAAATACCTAAACCGCTATATTTCGAAAGAGGAATGGGATGAATTTTTAGAGACTTATTCTTGTGCGGAGTTAGCAAAGATGTGGGAGTCAGCAATCAAGATGTGTGAGTTATTTGATCGAGTTGCAAAGGAAGTCGCAGCAGAGTTAAATCTTATCTATAATGAGCAGGAATCAAAGAACAGTCTGGGATATTTAAGGCATATTAAGACACTTCCTTCTGATGCAGAGACGATCTATTAGGAGGATAAAATGATTAAGGCAATCCTATTTGATTTAGATGGAGTATTGACGATTTCGAAAACGGGTTCTGAGACGATCATAGGATATTTGTCTGAGAAGACCGGAATCTCAAAAGAAATATTAGGCTCTTGTTATTATTCTTATAATGAGGACTTATTGAGTGGAACTTGTACGCATGAGGATATGTGGAATGAATTTTGTGAAAAGCTACAAAGAACAATTCCTTACGAATTATTACAAGAGGCATTT carries:
- a CDS encoding 5'-nucleotidase YjjG, giving the protein MNKKIDTILWDIDATLLNFEASEAVSIRECFKQYDVTITDEQFEMYKKINRSYWDRFERNEISKQSVYRDRFVDLFAYLNVKGIDPDTFNDAYQMAIGTNYVLEEGAIEICETLSKNYRQYVVTNGSTVAQYTKLKGSTLDQYMDGIFISDEMGVAKPDKKFFDLCASQIKNYDPETTMIIGDSLTSDMQGGNNAGIRCCWFNPKQLPLHLDLRIDHQITKLKEVLDLL
- a CDS encoding transcriptional regulator, MerR family, which produces MELKINEVAKLSGVTVRTLHYYDQIDLLKPSKITEAGYRLYEEDSLEKLQQILFFRELDFSLQEIKEIIKNPAYDEQEAMRKQKELLIQKRERLNGLIDLIDSAIKGDKNMGLKAFDRSQIEETKKKYAAEVKERWGQSDAYRESEEKTSSYDDKQWEFVHGEGAKLLKEFGDKRELLPESEEAQNLVRRWQEYITKSFYHCTDEILAGLGLMYVGDERFTKNIDQNGEGTAAFMSKAIEIYCSKQKQ
- a CDS encoding transcriptional regulator, LuxR family produces the protein MIWNYAVEDIVKGYAKEGENYTCTMCQKVFQMGHIYEIDGKLYDAYGAVKEHTKKEHGMTVDYLLGENLSLTGISEVQQQILKLMSEGKSDKEISAAVGIAASTVRNHRFKLREKEKQAKLFLALMESLEEKTNSDIAMTDAGEIKELHTSATMIDDRYGITEKDREKTIKTYMDENGALKQFPAKEKKKIILLSEIMKNFKRNVSYTEAEVNKVLKRIYEADYPTIRRALIEYGFMDRSNDCQIYRVKE
- a CDS encoding acetyltransferase, GNAT family, with amino-acid sequence MGITYRSIQKGDVESFWNLMNTLDHQTKYMMYEPGERGKNLSRLENTIDAAVRGENLLLLACEGEKLVGYLSAQRSTPRRIRHTAYLVVGILKEYRGKGIGTELFRQLDLWAKEKHITRLELTVMCPNTVAKHLYEKNGFVVEGVKKNSMILDGAYVDEYYMAKILEES
- a CDS encoding aminoglycoside 6-adenylyltransferase gives rise to the protein MWGTHTSFYDDKENAKMKIQEESVDSLEAKELLEELSASLEKITGNSGKNSFKNEDVKTKRSVFAVAREEGKAVGCGGLREVSVDTGELKRIYSAKCGQGIGGTMLRFLEEKASHLGYRRLILETRKVNVNAVNFYLHHGYKICENYGKYIGNEEAVCFEKKIGEWKMRSEKEMYHLILEVAKRDERVLAVYMNGSRTNPNVPKDMFQDYDIIYVVNETKSFREDKQWIHQFGNILFMQYPEETPYYSSDVENCYGWLMQFDDGNRIDLHVETVENMKKSIHEDKLCKILLDKEGILPEIPESTDEDYWVKCPTQEQFAATCNEFWWLQDNVGKGLWRQEILYVMDMINYYVRPMLVRILSWKAGIKTEFSCSVGKAGKYLNRYISKEEWDEFLETYSCAELAKMWESAIKMCELFDRVAKEVAAELNLIYNEQESKNSLGYLRHIKTLPSDAETIY